The Bacteroidia bacterium genome segment CGTAAATAAAACTTGTTTATTTTTTGTAACAGTCAGTGTGCTCGTTTCGCCCTTTAACTGATTGGCTTGCAAAACAATTTCCAACGGAAAAGTATTTCCCAGAAAAGCGATTTTGTTGTGTTCTACTTTTTGTAAAACGAGGTCTTTTTTTACGGTCGTATCTCCCATCGCAACCGTGTAAATTGGTACTTTTATTTTTTCGGAAGCGTAAATCGGATTACTGCCTTTGTTGTAAATTCCGTCGGATGCAATAATAACTGCGCCCAAATTTCTATTCTTAAAACGATCGTTTATTTCGCCGAAAAGCGCAGCCATATCTGTTTCCTTTTCATTGAATTGATAATTGATATTTTGCGTGATTTTCTCTCCAAAAGAATATGTTTCAACCGTGTATTTATCAGACAAATGCGCAATTAGTTTTTGAAGATTTTCTTTGTATTGATTCTTGTAAAAAGAAGAATCTTTTGTCAGTATTAAAGAATAAGAATTATCCTGAGCAATAACAATAATAGGTTTTTCGGTAGTTCGAGAAGTATCTTTTAAGAGTGGAGATAAAAGTAAAAATGCTAAAAAAGAAACCGTCAAAAAACGAAATGATGCGGTTAAAATTAAAATTGTTTTCGAAAATGCGTACGTGCCTTTTTCTCGGAAATACAAAGCAAAAGAATACAAAGCACCAAGCAAAATGCAAAAAATGCTGAACCACAAAGGATATTCGGTGATGATGGTAAATCCCATTTCAGATAAATTGCACAGTAGAAAAATAATTTTTCAATAAAATTTCGGCTTCGAAAAAATAATTTTTCAAATCGTTTTTAGGTCAGCATTCCACCGCAAACATTAATAACTTGCCCGGTAATGTACGCCGACATATCCGATGCTAAAAACAAAACCAAATTGGCTACATCTTCGCCTGTTCCACCGCGTTTCAAAGGAATGGCATCGCGCCATTGTTGCACTACTTTTTCGTCCAAAGCAGCTGTCATTTCTGTTTCGATAAATCCAGGCGCAACAGCGTTGCAACGAATATTTCGAGAACCTAATTCCAAGGCAACCGATTTTGTAAATCCTATAATTCCAGCTTTAGAAGCCGCGTAATTTGCTTGTCCGGCATTGCCTTTTACGCCCACCACCGAAGTCAAATTAATCATCGAACCTTTGCGTTGTTTCAACATCGGCTTTTGCGCCGCTTTTGTCAAATTAAATACCGATTTTAAATTGGCATTTATTACGGTGTCCCATTGTTCTTCGGTCATTCGCATCAACAAACCGTCGCGTGTAATTCCGGCATTGTTTACTAAAATATCTATCGTTCCGAAATCGGCAACAACGTTGTTGGCTAATTCTTCCGCGGCTTTAAAATCGGCTGCATCCGAACGATATCCTTTTGCTTTTATTCCGTACGCTTTCAATTCTTCTTCCAAAGCTTGTCCTTTTTCAACGGAAGATAAATACGTGAAAGCGATGTTTGCACCTTGTTCCGCAAATTTTTTCGCGATTTCTTTCCCAATGCCACGAGAGGCTCCAGTAATAAGTGCTATTTTTCCTTCTAATAATTTCATATTCATTTTATTTTTTTATACTTTCGCTTTGTCTTTTTTTAATAAAAAACCATTCAAAGATAGATGAAAAAGCAATATCTGTTTCACTCAAAAAACAATCCTATGAAAAAAATATTTTTTTTAGCTGCTTGTACATTCATTGCAGCAACAAGTACTCAAGCACAAGGTTTTTATATCGGAGTTCGTGGTTCGGCAGCATCCACTTGGCTATTTAATACCAATGTTTCCAATGCTGGAAATTCGCTAAACTACAAAGCCGCTTTTGGGTATGATTACGGCTTGGATTTACGCATGGAATTTAACGAGCACGTGGGTATACTGCTAAATGTTTTGCAAGGCGAACACGTGCAAGGATATTCGGGACAAATTGGTACAAATGGTTCTATTTCTTATACTTCTACCAATTCTTTGAACGAACTTTCCATTCCTCTTTTGTTTCGCTATAAATCAAAAGGTGCGTATGTTGAAATCGGACCAGAATATCAAATTGTAAATAGCGCTACTTATAAAAATTCGATGAATCCCAGTGCTATAGATGTTTCTAATTATTTCGCGACAAGCAATATCGCTGCCGTTTTAGGTTTTGGCGTTGACAGCAAATTGAGCGATCATTTATTTTTAACAGCAGGTTTGCGTTTTGCTTACGGTTTAACCGATTTAAAAGGTGTTGACGGCTTAGGACAAAATTTAAGTGATCCAATTGCTTATCCTAAATATGCTCCAACTAATTCGGCTTACGGGGCTTTTGTAATTGGCTTGAATTATAAGTTTGGAAAAAGTGAAGACGCTGCGGCAAGTAAATAATTGATTTTAGTTCTTCTTTAAAAGGATAGAAAAATTATTTTTTCTATCCTTTTTTTTATCTTCTTTCTTTTGTCTTATAAACAAAGAAGAATTCAAGATGCCGATTTCTTATTTCAGTAAGATAATTGGTAAATCTTCCAATTTTTAAATCAATTAAAACTTCTTCCTAATTTTTTAAAATTTTTCCAAATAATAATAATATCGCTGAAAGGCTTGTAATCTTTGGCGTACAATATATTCATATCGTTCAACATTTGTTCCGAAATATTTTTTTTCGACAATACATCTGTCGGATTTAAAATGCCATTTTTTATTTCCGGTAATTTTAATTTATTTTTTTCTTGAACGCTTGTATTCGACGTGTAACCTACAAAAGAAAGCTTTCCAAACAGTACCGAAAAAATATTTTTCAGAAAGCCTTTTTTATTTTTCACGATAAAAATATTCAGCGGAAGCGTTATTATAAAACAAAGGCTTATTAAAAAATCGAGCAAACGCTTATTCCGTTTGTTAGCTGATTTCGCAATGGAATTAATATCAATTACGTACAATTCTCCAGATGCATGAATGGAATTACTTCCAATCACAGAAAGGCTTTCGGGCGGTGCAATTTTATATTCAATGTCTGCATTCATCGGCTGCGACATTTGATCCATGATGCGTTGTGCACTTAAATCTTTCGCGCAAAAAATAATTTCATCAATTCTATAAATTTCAATAATTTCTTTCAACTGATTTATACTCCCCGAAAAATTATTTTTTTGATCGTATGGATATCCATCGGGCGCCACGTAAGAAATAAATTTCGGATGAATTTCCATTTGCTTTATCAAAGCATGAACACGTTCACATTCGAGTTGTTCGCCTACAATTAATACTCGTTTTTTTTCGGTGGAATTAAGTTCGAAATTTTTTATTTTAAGCAGATGCAAAATAAAACGTTCGGATACCAATCCGACAATTGCCCAAACAGTTCCAAGTAAAATAATGGCTCTCGAAAAACGATAATACTCTGGCAACAAGGCATAAACAATCAGAATTCCAGCAGAGCCCAACAAAATACCGCGAATAATTTTTTTGATTTTTATCGGATAATCGTATCCGCCACTTACAAAAATAGCGCTTAGCCAAATGAAAATATAAAGCGGTAAAATACGCGTTATGACAAGGGCGGGATATGTTCCGCCATCCGGAAATTTAATCCATTCGGCATATATTTTTTTCAATAAAAAAAGTCCTCCAAATAAAATAAGAGCATCAAAAAAAGGCACACTTATTTTCCTCAAAAAGCGCATCAACAAAGCCACTGAAGCGCGTAAATAAACAGCCATATTAATGAGCGTCGAAAATAAATTTGCATTTTTTTTGGAGAAATGTTTTTTCGCAAAAATGATCATCGCATTGTAAAATACAAATACGTAATTAACACTACTTTTTTTGGTGCTTTCGCCTTTGTAATGAATGATGCGAGTTTCCGGAAAATAATAATTTTTAAATCCGCCGAGCTTGATGCGATAGGAAATATCAATGTCTTCGCCATACATAAAGAAAGATTCGTCCAGCAAACCAATCGTATCCAACACGGATTTTCGAAGCAACATAAAAGCGCCCGAAAGGATATCCACCTCGTGTGTTTTATCTTTATCTAAAAATCCCAAATGGTATTTTCCAAATTTTTTCGATTTCGGAAATACTTGTGAAAAACCAAATATTTTGTAGAAAGCCACCCAAGGCGTGGGCAATCCGCGTTTTGATTCCGATAAAAAATTTCCTTTTCCGTCTAACATTTTTACGCCCAAACCGCCGGCTTCCGGATGTTCGTCCATGAAAAAAATAATTTTTCGAAAGGTATCTTCTTCTACCAACGTATCTGGATTCAATAATAAAATATAGTTTCCTGTTGCTCTGAGAATGGCTTGATTATTGGCTTTTGAGAAACCTGTGTTTTCTTTGTTTTCAATTAAAATTACTTCTGGAAATTTTTCTTTCACTATCGCAACCGATCCGTCAACCGAATGATTGTCGACCACAAAAATTTCTGCTTCTATATTTTCCGAAGCTTTGCGAACAGAATACAAGCATTGCTCCAAAAAATATTGGACGTTGTAATTGACAATGATGATGCTGATTTTCATTTTATTGTAAGCGAATTTTCATACGGCATTCGGTTTACAATAGAGCGACCGAGCGTTATTTCATCGGCATATTCTAATTCGTCGCCAATTGCAATTCCGCGGGCAATTGTGGTAATACGAATTGGATATTCTTTCAATCTTTTATAGATATAAAAATTGGTGGTATCGCCTTCCATCGTGGTACTCAGCGCCATTATGACTTCATTTACTTCGCCTTCGGAAATTTTTTTCACGAGCGATTCAATCGTTATATCGGATGGACCAATTCCATCCATTGGAGAAATAATTCCGCCCAAAACATGGTACAATCCTTTGTATTGCGATGTATTTTCAATTGCCATCACATCGCGAATATCTTCCACTACGCAAAGTGTAGAGCGATCTCGATTTCCCGAAGAACAAATTCCGCAAATTTCTGTGTCTGAGATATTATGGCAATTTTTACAATATTTCAATTCATCGTGCAAACGCAAAAAAGTAGTTCCAAAATTGGTTACATCCGTTTTATTTTGCTTTAACAGATGCAATACAAAACGAAGCGCGGTTTTCTTTCCTACGCCTGGCAGGCGCGAAAATTGTTCCACAGCTTGTTCAATCAGAGAAGATGAAAAATTCATTTTTCAAAAGTAGGAAAAAAATTGCAAGGATTTGATTATTTTTGAGCCGCTCTATTATATTAGAAAAAACAAAAATGCCAACAACAGCAATCGTTTCATCAGCTTACCTTCCTCCTATCGCGTTTTTTAAAATACTGACGGAGCATCCAAGTGTTTCGATGGAAGCGTTCGAACATTTCCCGAAACAAACCTATCGCAATCGTTGCGAGATATACGGCGCCAACGGTTTATTGAGTTTAAGTATTCCGATTGAAAAAAATTCAATTCGCACCTTAACAAAGGATATTCGGATTGCGTACGATCACAATTGGCAGCATTTGCATTGGCGTTCCATGCAATCAGCATATCGGCGTTCACCTTTTTTCGAGTTTTATGAAGATGATTTCGCGCCTTTTTATCGCTCTCAAAAAAATATTTTTTTGAAGGACTATAACGACGAATTTTTAATCTTGCTTTTTAAATTGTTGAAGATAAATCCGAGTATAAAAAACACAATTGCTTACGAAAAGAATTATGAAAGCGTGTTGGATTTCAGAAATAAAATTACCCCCAGAAAAAGCGCTGAACCTTTTGTCTATAAAGCAAAAACTTATACGCAGGTTTTTGAAAGCAAACACGGATTTATTCCCAATTTAAGCATTGTGGATTTGCTTTTTAACCAAGGACCAAAAGCGACGGAATATTTTTAAGCTGAATAAATTGTTTCTTATGCTATAAAATACAAAATCAACAATAGGGAACAAACAGACAACATTGTCCAAAATATCTTGGAATGAACGCTTATTTCCCAATTCATTGAACGATTATTTTTTTAGTTTGCACTTGATTTAGTGTTTGCACCTTCACGAAATACATTCCTTTCGAGAATCGAGATAAATCAATATTTTGAATAGCTTGTATAACTGTATTATCAGCAGAAACAGAAAACAATTCTTGTCCTAACACATTGTATATTTGAATACTCTGCACATCCTTTTCCATACCACCGTTAAGTTGCAACGTAAATTGTCCGTTAGTCGGATTTGGGAAAACAACCCAACTCTTCTCCGCATTACCGCTACAAGTAACATCAATCGTATTAAAGGATACGGTGTTTCCATCGTAATCAGTTTGAGAAAGACGGTAATAATTGGTTCCCGAAGTTTCATTAAGAGTAAAAAAATAATTCTTTGTTTGTGTGGTTGTTCCTGCACCCGGAATAGTTGCCACGTTTGTCCAATTACTACCATCCACCGTACTTTGAATGGTAAAATAATGATTATTAGTTTCCGAAGCAGTACTCCAATTAAGTGTGGTTACACCATTATTACAAGCTCCAGTAAAAGAAAGTAAACTAATAGGCAATGGAGCTGCCGCTTGGTTAATAGAACCTATTGTAAAATAACCAACAGCCGAAAAATCACTATAAGGAACACTAAAATAAATAGTACCGCTCGTTGCAGGATAACCTGCATTGGGCGTAATAGTATATTCTCCTGCAGAGCCATCTCCGAATTTAGCATTATTATCTACCAACAATACTACATCTGCATTGGCATTGGTACCTAAACCACCTGGTCCCATAACTTGGCTCATATCCACCGCAATAATAACATTGCCTGCGGGAGCTCCTGTTTTTTGTGTACGCCATACACGTTGTATTTGATCATAAATAGCCGTGGAAGGACCTCCATGAGTATATATCGGAGTTCCTACAGGAACCATCCATAAGGATGAAAACTTTTTACTACCTCCTGCATAAAGTGCAGAATCATTGTTTCCCCAAATCAAATAAGTA includes the following:
- the recR gene encoding recombination mediator RecR, yielding MNFSSSLIEQAVEQFSRLPGVGKKTALRFVLHLLKQNKTDVTNFGTTFLRLHDELKYCKNCHNISDTEICGICSSGNRDRSTLCVVEDIRDVMAIENTSQYKGLYHVLGGIISPMDGIGPSDITIESLVKKISEGEVNEVIMALSTTMEGDTTNFYIYKRLKEYPIRITTIARGIAIGDELEYADEITLGRSIVNRMPYENSLTIK
- the fabG gene encoding 3-oxoacyl-[acyl-carrier-protein] reductase, with protein sequence MKLLEGKIALITGASRGIGKEIAKKFAEQGANIAFTYLSSVEKGQALEEELKAYGIKAKGYRSDAADFKAAEELANNVVADFGTIDILVNNAGITRDGLLMRMTEEQWDTVINANLKSVFNLTKAAQKPMLKQRKGSMINLTSVVGVKGNAGQANYAASKAGIIGFTKSVALELGSRNIRCNAVAPGFIETEMTAALDEKVVQQWRDAIPLKRGGTGEDVANLVLFLASDMSAYITGQVINVCGGMLT
- a CDS encoding WbqC family protein; the protein is MPTTAIVSSAYLPPIAFFKILTEHPSVSMEAFEHFPKQTYRNRCEIYGANGLLSLSIPIEKNSIRTLTKDIRIAYDHNWQHLHWRSMQSAYRRSPFFEFYEDDFAPFYRSQKNIFLKDYNDEFLILLFKLLKINPSIKNTIAYEKNYESVLDFRNKITPRKSAEPFVYKAKTYTQVFESKHGFIPNLSIVDLLFNQGPKATEYF
- a CDS encoding glycosyltransferase family 2 protein: MKISIIIVNYNVQYFLEQCLYSVRKASENIEAEIFVVDNHSVDGSVAIVKEKFPEVILIENKENTGFSKANNQAILRATGNYILLLNPDTLVEEDTFRKIIFFMDEHPEAGGLGVKMLDGKGNFLSESKRGLPTPWVAFYKIFGFSQVFPKSKKFGKYHLGFLDKDKTHEVDILSGAFMLLRKSVLDTIGLLDESFFMYGEDIDISYRIKLGGFKNYYFPETRIIHYKGESTKKSSVNYVFVFYNAMIIFAKKHFSKKNANLFSTLINMAVYLRASVALLMRFLRKISVPFFDALILFGGLFLLKKIYAEWIKFPDGGTYPALVITRILPLYIFIWLSAIFVSGGYDYPIKIKKIIRGILLGSAGILIVYALLPEYYRFSRAIILLGTVWAIVGLVSERFILHLLKIKNFELNSTEKKRVLIVGEQLECERVHALIKQMEIHPKFISYVAPDGYPYDQKNNFSGSINQLKEIIEIYRIDEIIFCAKDLSAQRIMDQMSQPMNADIEYKIAPPESLSVIGSNSIHASGELYVIDINSIAKSANKRNKRLLDFLISLCFIITLPLNIFIVKNKKGFLKNIFSVLFGKLSFVGYTSNTSVQEKNKLKLPEIKNGILNPTDVLSKKNISEQMLNDMNILYAKDYKPFSDIIIIWKNFKKLGRSFN